The following coding sequences lie in one bacterium genomic window:
- a CDS encoding catalase, with protein sequence MGKSNKLTTAAGIPVPDNQTSLTAGERGPTLLQDHYLLEKLAHFNRERIPERVVHAKAAGVHGVFTVTKDITKYTKAKIFSEIGKKTEVLGRFSTVAGEKGSADTVRDVRGFSLKFYTEEGNWDMVGNNTPVFFIRDAIKFPDFIHTQKRDPQTNVKADTPQWDFWSQVPESLHQVTILFSDRGIPRGIPFMNGYGSHTYSLINAQNERFWIKFHFKTRQGIQCMMQDEADMLAGKDPDYHTHQLFETIARGDFPKWTLYIQVMPELEAEHYRWNPFDLTKVWPHGDYPLIEVGVMEMNRNPANYFAEIEQAAFSPANVVPGISFSPCKMLQARIFAYADAHRYRLGVNFERLPVNAPHATKVVNTYQRDGHMRFDDNGGPDPNYEPNSFGGPEADPACKEPPLKISGDADRYEQKRGVDDDYIQPGNLYRLLPQDEQKRLIQNIVRSLKNVPKDIQKIMVEHFRKADLNYGGGVAKSLGLE encoded by the coding sequence ATGGGTAAATCGAATAAACTAACCACTGCCGCCGGAATTCCCGTTCCAGACAACCAGACATCGCTTACTGCGGGAGAGCGGGGGCCGACACTGCTTCAGGATCATTATCTTCTTGAAAAACTGGCTCATTTCAATCGTGAGCGTATCCCCGAGCGTGTTGTGCATGCGAAAGCGGCTGGCGTACACGGTGTTTTCACTGTTACGAAAGACATCACGAAATACACAAAGGCGAAGATATTCTCAGAGATTGGCAAGAAAACGGAAGTATTGGGCCGGTTTTCCACTGTTGCAGGGGAGAAAGGGTCCGCGGATACAGTTCGCGATGTCAGGGGCTTTTCTCTGAAATTCTATACGGAAGAAGGCAACTGGGACATGGTGGGGAATAACACGCCAGTGTTTTTCATCCGGGATGCCATCAAGTTTCCGGACTTCATTCACACCCAGAAACGCGACCCTCAGACAAATGTAAAGGCGGATACTCCGCAATGGGATTTCTGGTCACAGGTTCCCGAATCATTGCATCAGGTGACAATTCTCTTTTCCGACCGCGGTATACCCAGAGGAATTCCCTTCATGAATGGGTACGGGAGTCACACTTATAGTTTAATCAACGCTCAAAACGAGCGCTTCTGGATCAAGTTCCATTTCAAGACCCGGCAAGGCATTCAATGCATGATGCAGGACGAAGCGGATATGCTGGCCGGCAAGGATCCTGATTATCATACACACCAACTGTTCGAAACGATAGCACGCGGGGACTTTCCGAAGTGGACGTTATATATCCAGGTCATGCCGGAACTTGAGGCAGAGCATTATCGCTGGAACCCTTTCGATCTGACAAAAGTCTGGCCTCATGGCGACTATCCGTTGATCGAGGTTGGAGTCATGGAGATGAACCGGAATCCAGCGAACTACTTTGCTGAAATTGAGCAGGCCGCATTCTCCCCGGCAAATGTTGTTCCGGGCATATCTTTCTCTCCGTGTAAGATGCTTCAGGCAAGAATATTTGCATACGCAGACGCCCATCGGTATAGGCTTGGTGTTAACTTCGAGCGACTGCCTGTCAACGCTCCCCATGCAACAAAAGTGGTGAATACTTACCAACGGGACGGACACATGAGGTTCGACGACAACGGCGGACCTGATCCGAACTATGAACCGAACAGCTTCGGCGGTCCCGAGGCAGACCCTGCTTGCAAAGAACCACCCCTGAAGATATCCGGCGATGCGGACCGTTATGAACAGAAACGAGGGGTGGATGACGATTACATTCAGCCGGGGAATCTCTACCGTTTGTTACCGCAAGATGAACAGAAGCGACTCATCCAGAACATTGTGAGAAGCCTCAAGAATGTCCCGAAGGATATTCAGAAAATAATGGTTGAGCATTTCCGTAAAGCGGACCTGAATTACGGGGGTGGTGTAGCAAAGAGTTTGGGACTTGAATAA